Proteins co-encoded in one Deltaproteobacteria bacterium genomic window:
- a CDS encoding FAD-binding protein: MSSSQVERQVKDIFGERARFSEIDRACYSYDAMGVSTLPDGVVFPEKEQEIRDFLKLADQIRLPVIPRGAGSGFTGGSVPVRGGIILSLERMNRIVDIDEENMTVKVMPGVVLDLLKSEVKGVGLFYPPDPASLEFCTIGGNIAECAGGPSGFKYGVTKDYVLSLRNVLPTGKVLVTGVDTLKGVVGYNLTGLIVGSEGTLSVVTEATLRLIPYPESFSTILGGFATTEEASLAVNRIIQAGIIPAAIEIMDSSAVECVREFGGVDLHEGVGCYLLIELDGPEEGVRASSRKLSDTLSRNGVVVIESATDSEGREKLWSLRRAISPSLLKVNPKKLNEDITVPRTGLPAMMRKIRELSERKGIPIVTFGHAGDGNIHVNVMIDDAIPWQVEEAEKIVREIFSLTVEMGGTISGEHGVGLAKKPYIGIELNEEQIFIMKRIKHLFDPNNILNPHKIFP, encoded by the coding sequence TTGAGCAGTTCACAGGTTGAAAGGCAGGTGAAGGACATATTTGGAGAGAGGGCCCGGTTCAGCGAGATCGACAGGGCCTGTTACTCCTACGACGCCATGGGTGTGTCAACGCTCCCCGACGGGGTCGTATTCCCGGAAAAAGAGCAGGAAATAAGGGACTTTTTAAAGCTTGCCGATCAGATCAGGCTTCCCGTCATTCCACGTGGTGCGGGGTCGGGATTCACCGGGGGATCCGTTCCCGTTCGTGGCGGCATAATACTTTCCCTGGAGAGGATGAACCGTATCGTCGACATAGACGAGGAGAATATGACCGTGAAAGTTATGCCGGGGGTCGTGCTCGATCTGCTGAAAAGTGAGGTAAAAGGGGTCGGCCTCTTCTACCCCCCCGATCCTGCGAGCCTGGAGTTTTGCACCATCGGCGGCAATATCGCCGAGTGTGCGGGAGGCCCCTCGGGATTCAAGTACGGCGTTACGAAAGATTACGTTCTCTCCCTGAGAAACGTGCTGCCAACGGGCAAGGTGTTGGTAACGGGAGTCGATACCCTCAAAGGGGTGGTGGGTTACAATCTCACGGGGCTCATCGTGGGATCGGAAGGAACGCTGTCTGTGGTTACCGAAGCGACCCTGAGGCTGATACCCTACCCCGAGTCGTTTTCCACTATCCTTGGGGGCTTCGCCACAACGGAAGAGGCGTCCCTGGCGGTCAACAGGATCATTCAGGCGGGCATAATTCCTGCCGCCATTGAAATTATGGATTCTTCAGCCGTGGAATGTGTGCGTGAGTTTGGCGGTGTGGACCTTCACGAGGGGGTGGGATGCTACCTGCTCATCGAGCTGGACGGGCCGGAGGAAGGAGTCCGGGCTTCATCAAGAAAGCTCTCGGATACCCTGAGCAGGAATGGGGTGGTGGTAATCGAGAGCGCCACAGATAGCGAGGGAAGGGAGAAACTTTGGTCGCTTCGAAGGGCCATATCCCCCTCACTCCTCAAAGTGAATCCCAAAAAGTTGAACGAGGATATTACGGTTCCCCGGACCGGGCTTCCGGCTATGATGAGGAAAATCAGGGAGTTGTCGGAACGAAAGGGCATTCCCATTGTAACCTTCGGTCATGCGGGAGACGGGAACATTCATGTGAACGTGATGATAGATGACGCAATTCCCTGGCAGGTCGAAGAGGCGGAGAAGATCGTGAGAGAAATTTTTTCCCTGACCGTTGAAATGGGGGGTACGATTTCGGGAGAACACGGCGTGGGGCTGGCCAAGAAACCCTATATCGGTATAGAGCTGAACGAGGAGCAGATTTTCATCATGAAGAGGATTAAACATCTTTTCGACCCGAACAACATTCTCAATCCCCACAAGATTTTTCCCTGA
- a CDS encoding 4Fe-4S dicluster domain-containing protein: MRPDRVTELIGKCAKCGACRSVCPLLDIDQMETSVARGKIEIIRRDLQGELPAREADIRSFLDNCLLCGRCETRCPNQVKTVEIISNARAGHTGYVERVLGKKALVKALSLPSSAIKAGSFVGKGVLELLGEKIPSSSGIYYRLPSLIARGDRMVPEIPARSFLESEGESIEGLVDREADLLFTGCVYNYLYPKILTKTAETLARGVPGKNISAPAEQSCCGLPAMAAGDLEGARHAGEKNINLFLRVRGGKILFPCGSCLYMVKNVYPDLFRDTPLHERSLEVASRCRDYESHLVEMAARWITPSPVVEGKVVSYHRPCHLSSIPNAAENAELLLSKVLKGQFKPMEGADRCCGFGGTFNMTHFDKSRDMGISKIKLAEESGADIVATSCSGCIHHLRESAVRAKSRVAVVHTGEVFDF, from the coding sequence ATGAGACCGGACAGGGTAACAGAGCTCATTGGCAAATGCGCGAAATGCGGTGCCTGCAGGAGTGTCTGCCCCCTCCTTGACATTGACCAGATGGAGACATCCGTTGCCAGGGGGAAGATCGAGATCATCAGGCGCGATCTTCAGGGCGAGCTGCCTGCTCGCGAAGCTGATATCCGGTCCTTTCTGGATAACTGTCTCCTCTGCGGAAGGTGCGAGACCAGGTGCCCGAATCAGGTGAAAACCGTGGAAATCATCAGCAACGCGAGAGCCGGGCACACCGGCTACGTGGAGAGGGTACTGGGGAAAAAAGCTCTCGTGAAAGCTCTTTCCCTTCCCTCCTCGGCTATCAAAGCCGGCTCTTTTGTGGGAAAAGGGGTGCTGGAGCTTTTGGGGGAAAAGATTCCGTCAAGCAGCGGTATCTATTACCGGCTTCCATCGCTCATCGCCAGAGGTGATCGAATGGTGCCGGAAATTCCCGCCAGGTCCTTTCTCGAGTCAGAGGGGGAGTCGATCGAAGGACTCGTTGACCGGGAGGCGGATCTTCTCTTTACCGGGTGCGTCTACAACTATCTCTACCCCAAGATCCTCACAAAAACGGCCGAAACGCTCGCAAGGGGTGTCCCCGGGAAAAACATTTCCGCGCCCGCCGAGCAGTCCTGCTGTGGTCTTCCTGCCATGGCAGCGGGGGATCTGGAGGGTGCCCGCCATGCCGGGGAAAAAAACATAAACCTCTTTTTGCGGGTAAGGGGGGGGAAGATACTGTTTCCCTGCGGCTCCTGTCTCTACATGGTGAAAAACGTATATCCCGACCTTTTCAGGGATACGCCGCTTCACGAGCGCTCTCTCGAAGTGGCGAGCAGGTGCCGGGACTACGAATCCCACCTGGTGGAGATGGCGGCTCGATGGATCACGCCTTCACCGGTGGTCGAGGGAAAGGTTGTTTCCTATCACCGGCCCTGCCACCTTTCGTCAATTCCAAATGCCGCAGAAAATGCTGAATTGCTGCTCAGCAAGGTTCTCAAGGGACAGTTCAAACCGATGGAGGGGGCGGACAGGTGCTGCGGGTTCGGGGGGACATTCAACATGACACATTTCGACAAGTCCCGTGACATGGGTATCTCGAAGATAAAGCTTGCCGAGGAATCAGGAGCCGATATCGTTGCCACGTCATGCTCGGGGTGTATCCATCACCTGAGAGAGTCTGCAGTGAGGGCAAAATCGCGGGTCGCCGTCGTTCACACGGGTGAAGTTTTTGATTTCTAA
- a CDS encoding methylmalonyl-CoA carboxyltransferase codes for MSLQKKLDQLKSVNELAFEGGGKDRIEKQHAQGKLTARERINLLLDPNSFMELDRFVTHRCSDFDMDKKKFYGDGIITGYGTVNNRLVFLFAQDFTVFGGSLSETYAQKVCKIMDLAAKTGAPFIGLNDSGGARIQEGVLSLAGYADIFLRNTIYSGVVPQISAIMGPCAGGAVYSPAITDFTLMVKDTSYMFVTGPDVIKTVTHEEVTKEKLGGAMTHNEVSGVAHFAAEDEKECLFMIRELLSFIPQNNMEDPPRVPSKDPPDRRDEVLNELVPDQPNKPYDIKEIIKHVVDDGYFFEVHEHFAKNIVIGFARIAGRSVGVIANQPAVLAGCLDINASIKGARFVRFCDAFNIPLLTFEDVPGFLPGTSQEFGGIIKHGAKLLYAYAEATVPKVTVITRKAYGGAYCVMSSKHIRGDINYAYPTAEIAVMGPEGAVNIVFRHELLKADDPVKRKDELVEDYRDKFANPYKAAELGYIDEVIMPEDTRPRVIRAFEMLKTKRDQNPPKKHGNIPL; via the coding sequence ATGTCTCTTCAGAAAAAACTTGACCAGTTAAAAAGTGTAAACGAGCTTGCCTTTGAAGGCGGGGGAAAGGACCGTATCGAGAAGCAGCACGCCCAGGGAAAATTGACGGCGAGGGAAAGAATCAATCTTCTCCTGGATCCCAATTCTTTCATGGAGCTGGACAGGTTCGTTACCCACAGATGCAGTGACTTCGATATGGACAAGAAGAAGTTTTACGGCGATGGGATAATAACCGGGTACGGAACGGTCAACAACCGTCTCGTTTTTCTCTTTGCCCAGGATTTCACGGTTTTTGGCGGGTCGCTGAGCGAAACATACGCGCAAAAAGTGTGCAAGATAATGGACCTTGCAGCCAAAACGGGGGCCCCCTTTATCGGGCTGAACGATTCCGGGGGAGCGAGGATTCAGGAAGGCGTTTTGTCCCTCGCGGGATATGCCGATATATTCCTCCGCAACACGATATATTCGGGCGTCGTCCCCCAGATCTCGGCCATAATGGGACCCTGCGCCGGAGGGGCGGTCTACTCACCGGCAATTACTGACTTTACCCTGATGGTGAAGGATACCAGCTACATGTTCGTCACCGGGCCAGACGTCATCAAGACGGTAACACACGAGGAGGTGACGAAGGAGAAGCTTGGCGGGGCCATGACTCACAACGAAGTGAGCGGTGTTGCCCACTTCGCCGCCGAGGACGAGAAGGAGTGCCTTTTCATGATCAGGGAGCTTCTCTCTTTCATTCCCCAGAACAACATGGAAGACCCGCCCCGTGTTCCCAGCAAAGATCCGCCTGACAGGAGGGATGAGGTTTTGAACGAGCTGGTTCCCGATCAGCCAAATAAGCCCTATGATATCAAGGAGATAATCAAGCACGTCGTTGATGACGGATATTTTTTCGAGGTCCACGAGCACTTCGCCAAAAATATCGTCATCGGATTCGCAAGGATTGCCGGCAGGTCGGTAGGCGTCATAGCCAATCAGCCCGCAGTGCTTGCAGGGTGTCTCGACATCAACGCGTCGATCAAGGGCGCCCGCTTTGTGCGGTTCTGTGATGCCTTCAACATTCCCCTCCTGACATTCGAAGACGTCCCGGGATTTTTACCCGGCACCTCCCAGGAGTTCGGGGGAATAATAAAGCACGGGGCCAAACTGCTCTACGCCTACGCGGAAGCAACCGTTCCCAAGGTTACCGTGATTACCCGGAAGGCTTACGGTGGTGCTTACTGTGTCATGTCCTCCAAACACATAAGGGGCGATATCAACTATGCCTACCCCACTGCGGAAATAGCCGTTATGGGTCCTGAGGGAGCGGTCAACATTGTCTTCAGGCACGAACTCCTGAAGGCCGACGATCCCGTGAAGAGAAAAGATGAGCTCGTCGAGGATTACAGGGATAAGTTCGCAAACCCCTACAAGGCTGCCGAACTCGGCTATATAGATGAGGTCATCATGCCCGAAGACACGCGGCCGCGGGTCATCAGGGCTTTTGAGATGCTGAAGACGAAGCGGGATCAGAACCCGCCAAAAAAACACGGAAATATTCCGTTGTAA
- the accC gene encoding acetyl-CoA carboxylase biotin carboxylase subunit, with product MFSRILVANRGEIAVRVIRACREMGIESIAVYSDVDRHALHVRYADYAYRIGPPQASESYLNIDKLLEIAKKSHVEAIHPGYGFLAENPDFARRLKEEGIKLIGPPPEAMRVMGSKTLARQTVSDAGVPVVPGTKEAIETEEEVLRVAREVGYPVMLKAASGGGGKGLRLVKEEPEMRSAIRMARSEAKSSFGDDSMYIEKYIENPRHIEIQVLADQQGNTIHLYERECSIQRRHQKVIEESPSVFVTDEIRKKMGAVAVAAAKAVDYEGAGTVEFLMDKEKNFYFLEMNTRLQVEHPVTEMVTGIDIVKEQIKIAAGEPLRLKQEDINQVGHAIECRIYAEDPDSNFFPCPGMIETLRIPGGPGVRDDSGVFEGFEIPIQYDPMISKLVVWGKDRQEAILRMGRALSEYIITGVKTTVPFHIRVMNNRHFIEGDFDTNFIDQVFLKEEEERIPENSEVAIIVGAIEQYLREKSESLKSDEVREGEGISLWKSSFRPGFGRRF from the coding sequence ATGTTTTCAAGGATTCTCGTTGCAAACAGGGGGGAAATTGCAGTCAGGGTAATCAGGGCATGCAGGGAGATGGGGATTGAATCGATCGCTGTGTATTCGGATGTGGACAGACATGCTCTCCACGTACGGTATGCCGATTACGCCTACAGAATAGGGCCGCCGCAGGCGAGCGAGTCATACCTCAATATCGATAAGCTTCTGGAGATAGCGAAGAAGTCACATGTTGAGGCGATCCATCCGGGTTACGGCTTTCTCGCCGAAAATCCCGATTTCGCCCGGAGGCTCAAGGAGGAGGGAATAAAACTGATAGGGCCCCCTCCGGAGGCGATGCGCGTCATGGGGAGCAAGACGCTGGCCCGGCAGACCGTTTCAGACGCGGGTGTACCCGTGGTCCCCGGGACGAAGGAGGCGATTGAAACGGAAGAAGAGGTTTTACGCGTAGCCCGTGAGGTGGGATATCCCGTCATGCTGAAGGCGGCATCCGGAGGAGGCGGAAAGGGCCTTCGGCTGGTAAAGGAGGAGCCGGAGATGCGATCGGCCATCAGGATGGCCCGGTCGGAGGCAAAGTCGTCTTTCGGCGACGATTCGATGTATATCGAGAAGTACATAGAGAACCCCCGGCACATTGAGATCCAGGTCCTGGCGGATCAGCAGGGCAATACCATCCACCTCTATGAGAGGGAATGCTCCATACAGAGAAGACACCAGAAGGTGATCGAGGAAAGCCCGTCGGTTTTCGTGACGGACGAGATTCGAAAAAAGATGGGCGCCGTTGCCGTTGCGGCTGCCAAAGCCGTTGATTACGAAGGAGCGGGAACCGTTGAGTTTCTCATGGACAAGGAAAAAAACTTTTACTTCCTCGAGATGAACACGAGGCTGCAGGTGGAACACCCCGTGACGGAGATGGTGACGGGAATCGACATCGTCAAGGAACAGATCAAGATTGCCGCAGGGGAACCACTCCGGCTGAAACAGGAAGATATAAATCAGGTGGGTCACGCGATAGAGTGCCGCATATACGCCGAAGACCCGGATAGCAACTTCTTTCCCTGCCCGGGTATGATAGAGACCCTGAGGATTCCCGGTGGGCCCGGGGTCAGGGATGATTCGGGGGTATTCGAGGGCTTCGAGATTCCCATTCAATACGATCCCATGATCTCAAAGCTCGTCGTCTGGGGAAAAGACCGCCAGGAAGCGATATTGAGGATGGGAAGGGCTCTTTCAGAGTACATCATAACGGGTGTGAAAACGACAGTTCCTTTCCATATACGGGTCATGAACAACAGGCACTTCATCGAGGGTGATTTCGATACGAACTTCATCGACCAGGTTTTTCTCAAAGAGGAGGAGGAGCGGATTCCCGAAAACTCGGAGGTAGCGATAATCGTGGGAGCCATCGAACAGTACCTCAGGGAAAAGAGTGAATCCCTGAAGTCCGACGAGGTGAGGGAGGGAGAAGGGATATCCCTCTGGAAAAGCTCTTTTCGGCCGGGTTTCGGGAGAAGGTTCTAA
- a CDS encoding acetyl-CoA carboxylase biotin carboxyl carrier protein subunit, producing MNYYVSLEEKEVLVGVTEAGVAQFKVRIDDREIAVDAHKVEKDAWSIVIDNRVYEADLVVSDEDIEVLIRGDRYPLKVLNEQKKALGRVSEAAEGGKQLIDAPMPGKVVKVLVVEGEDVEANQGVIIIEAMKMENEFKSRAAGKVKEVFVKEGDIVEGGEKLLLIE from the coding sequence ATGAATTACTACGTGAGCCTGGAAGAAAAAGAAGTCCTGGTAGGAGTGACGGAGGCGGGTGTGGCCCAGTTCAAGGTCCGGATCGACGACAGGGAAATAGCCGTAGACGCGCACAAGGTGGAAAAAGATGCCTGGTCCATAGTGATAGACAACAGGGTATATGAGGCGGACCTTGTTGTTTCCGATGAGGACATTGAAGTCCTTATCAGAGGGGACAGATACCCGCTGAAGGTCCTGAACGAGCAGAAGAAGGCGTTGGGCAGGGTCAGCGAGGCCGCCGAGGGGGGAAAGCAGCTCATCGACGCGCCCATGCCCGGCAAGGTAGTGAAGGTCCTCGTCGTGGAAGGCGAAGACGTGGAGGCAAACCAGGGGGTGATAATCATAGAGGCGATGAAGATGGAGAACGAGTTCAAATCCCGGGCGGCGGGCAAGGTGAAAGAGGTTTTCGTAAAGGAAGGGGACATTGTCGAAGGTGGGGAAAAGCTTCTCCTGATTGAATAA
- a CDS encoding methylmalonyl-CoA mutase: MGKKGLKDIRGSFRRWEKKVLDESMKHSSERKPAFKSTSGYDVERAYMPFHAQSERYLDNVGFPGEYPYTRGIQPTMYRGRFWTMRQYAGFGTAEESNARYRYLLAQGQTGLSVAFDLPTQMGYDSSHPMAAGEVGKVGVAIDSLEDMETLLRDIPLDLVSTSMTINATASIILAMYIAVGKKNGISMQELSGTIQNDILKEYIARGTYIFPPGPSMRIITDIFEFCSSNVPKWNTISISGYHIREAGSTAVQEVAFTLADGIAYVQAALDAGLEVDSFSSRLSFFFNAHNNFLEEVAKFRAARRLWARIMKERFGAKNPRSMMLRFHTQTAGSSLTAQQPENNIVRVALQALASVLGGTQSLHTNSMDEALSLPTEDAVRVALRTQQILASEAGVADTVDPLCGSYAIEAMTDRIEEEAEAYVKKIDKMGGMIKAIESGYVQKEIQESAYQYQLAVEKKEAIVVGVNDYVIEEGPPKNLLKVDPKIEKVQRKKIRELRKRRDGKKVAGTLENLLDACRDGSNLMFPILEAVENYATIGEISDVMRSVFGTYTARSLL; this comes from the coding sequence ATGGGGAAAAAAGGCCTGAAAGATATAAGGGGCAGTTTCCGCAGGTGGGAAAAAAAGGTCCTTGATGAATCGATGAAACATTCCAGCGAGAGGAAACCCGCCTTCAAGAGCACGTCGGGGTATGACGTAGAGCGGGCATACATGCCGTTTCATGCGCAATCTGAGCGTTACCTGGATAATGTCGGCTTTCCCGGGGAGTATCCGTATACCAGGGGAATCCAGCCTACCATGTACAGGGGCAGGTTCTGGACCATGCGGCAATATGCGGGATTTGGGACCGCCGAAGAGTCGAACGCCAGATATCGCTACCTTCTGGCCCAGGGACAGACCGGCCTGAGCGTAGCCTTCGATCTCCCCACCCAGATGGGGTACGATTCCTCCCACCCTATGGCCGCGGGTGAGGTGGGAAAAGTCGGCGTAGCAATTGATTCGCTGGAGGACATGGAGACGCTGCTTCGCGATATTCCCCTCGACCTGGTGTCCACGTCGATGACCATCAACGCCACCGCGTCGATTATTCTCGCCATGTACATAGCGGTAGGGAAGAAAAATGGCATTTCAATGCAAGAACTATCCGGAACGATTCAGAATGACATCCTGAAGGAGTACATCGCGAGGGGAACGTACATATTCCCACCCGGACCTTCCATGCGGATCATTACCGATATATTCGAATTCTGCAGCAGCAATGTCCCCAAGTGGAATACGATAAGCATCAGCGGATACCACATCCGTGAGGCGGGTTCCACGGCGGTCCAGGAGGTCGCCTTTACGCTTGCCGATGGCATCGCATACGTCCAGGCCGCCCTGGATGCGGGACTGGAGGTTGATTCTTTCTCGTCGAGACTTTCCTTTTTCTTCAATGCCCATAACAATTTCCTGGAGGAAGTGGCGAAGTTCAGAGCGGCAAGGAGATTGTGGGCCAGGATAATGAAGGAACGCTTCGGGGCAAAAAATCCCCGCTCGATGATGCTGCGGTTTCATACCCAGACAGCCGGGTCGTCGCTGACCGCCCAGCAGCCGGAAAATAACATTGTTCGTGTTGCGTTGCAGGCTCTGGCCTCGGTTCTGGGCGGGACCCAGTCGCTGCATACCAACTCCATGGACGAAGCACTTTCCCTTCCCACAGAAGATGCGGTGAGGGTTGCTCTGAGAACCCAGCAGATCCTGGCCAGCGAGGCGGGGGTGGCCGATACGGTTGACCCCCTTTGCGGGTCGTATGCGATCGAGGCCATGACTGACAGGATCGAGGAGGAGGCGGAAGCGTACGTAAAGAAGATAGACAAGATGGGGGGGATGATAAAGGCCATCGAGTCCGGCTACGTCCAGAAGGAAATTCAGGAGTCAGCATACCAGTATCAGCTTGCAGTGGAGAAAAAGGAAGCGATCGTGGTGGGTGTCAACGACTACGTGATTGAAGAAGGGCCCCCGAAAAACCTGCTCAAAGTCGATCCCAAGATCGAGAAGGTGCAGCGGAAAAAAATCCGGGAACTGAGGAAGAGAAGGGACGGCAAAAAGGTCGCCGGAACTCTTGAAAATTTGCTGGATGCCTGCCGGGATGGAAGCAATCTGATGTTTCCCATACTTGAAGCTGTTGAGAACTATGCAACGATTGGAGAGATAAGCGACGTCATGAGGTCGGTTTTTGGCACCTACACTGCAAGATCACTGCTCTAG
- a CDS encoding biotin--[acetyl-CoA-carboxylase] ligase — MIEFLLSNPGRFFSGEEISKSLGISRQALWKKISSLRKNGWNVEGKAGKGYRLASIPSHVELETLRATFSEKNFWEEIHILESVDSTNSFLLKRYEGGIKRAIAIGDEQSSGRGRMGRRWFSPRGKNINMSVLLPLAVSPALSPAITIVAGLSVAGAIRDKFKIPCQVKWPNDVYLAGKKLCGILTEMVAELDSTRSVVIGIGINVNSERRDFPPHLRDLVISLKEYTGKDIMRVDVASSVVELLLRNLEIFQRRGLEMFIEKWNRLSFLKGKVVTLRTGKEKVQGEVKGIHRERGYLVLEDEGGNRFEIISGDVEEIRDR; from the coding sequence GTGATAGAGTTCCTGCTCAGCAACCCGGGCAGGTTCTTTTCGGGAGAGGAAATTTCAAAGAGCCTTGGGATTAGCAGGCAGGCACTCTGGAAGAAGATCTCCTCCCTTCGAAAAAATGGGTGGAACGTGGAAGGCAAAGCCGGAAAGGGGTATCGCCTCGCCTCGATCCCATCCCATGTAGAGCTCGAGACTCTCAGGGCAACCTTCAGCGAAAAGAATTTCTGGGAAGAGATCCACATACTCGAGTCGGTCGACTCAACGAACTCGTTCCTTCTGAAAAGATATGAGGGAGGAATAAAAAGAGCCATTGCCATCGGAGACGAACAGAGCTCGGGAAGGGGGAGAATGGGGAGGCGATGGTTCTCTCCCCGCGGGAAAAATATCAACATGTCCGTTCTGCTCCCGCTCGCTGTTTCTCCCGCCCTGTCTCCTGCGATAACGATCGTAGCGGGCCTCTCAGTGGCAGGTGCGATCCGGGATAAGTTCAAAATACCCTGCCAGGTCAAATGGCCAAACGACGTGTATCTTGCCGGAAAGAAACTCTGCGGCATTTTGACCGAGATGGTGGCAGAGCTCGATTCGACCCGTTCGGTGGTAATCGGAATCGGGATCAACGTGAACAGCGAAAGGAGAGACTTCCCCCCTCATCTGCGCGATCTGGTTATATCTTTGAAAGAGTATACCGGAAAGGATATCATGAGGGTTGACGTAGCTTCCTCTGTCGTTGAGCTGCTCCTTCGGAATCTGGAGATCTTTCAGCGACGTGGCCTCGAAATGTTTATAGAGAAATGGAACCGCCTCTCTTTCCTGAAGGGGAAGGTGGTAACCCTTCGGACCGGGAAAGAGAAGGTTCAGGGAGAGGTCAAGGGTATTCACAGAGAGAGGGGTTACCTGGTGCTCGAGGACGAGGGGGGTAACCGGTTCGAGATAATTTCCGGAGACGTGGAGGAAATAAGGGACAGGTGA
- a CDS encoding type III pantothenate kinase has protein sequence MSLLVLDIGNTNIVMGVFAGEELTGHWRIVTDRDKTEDEYGVLISQLLDRSRIDVAGIDSIVISSVVPPLTITFEELAKKYFGKDPLVVEPGVKTGIRIRYDNPKEVGADRIANAVGAFGKYGSACIVVDFGTATTFDLVSSEGDYMGGVIAPGINISAEALFKQTSKLPRVDISRPLSIVGKNTVESIKSGIFYGYVSLIDGIVERIKREYSEDLIVIATGGIAKTIAPESEAIDLVDENLTLDGLRIIYLKNKKNAEEA, from the coding sequence ATGAGCCTGCTTGTTTTGGATATCGGGAACACGAATATCGTTATGGGTGTATTTGCCGGAGAAGAACTCACCGGACACTGGCGTATCGTTACGGACAGGGACAAGACGGAAGATGAATATGGAGTCCTTATTTCGCAGCTGCTTGATCGATCCAGGATCGATGTCGCTGGAATTGACAGCATCGTCATCTCCTCCGTCGTTCCTCCCCTGACGATAACCTTTGAAGAGCTTGCGAAAAAGTATTTCGGAAAAGATCCACTCGTCGTCGAACCCGGCGTCAAAACAGGAATAAGGATCAGGTATGACAACCCGAAGGAAGTGGGAGCGGATAGAATAGCGAACGCCGTCGGCGCCTTCGGCAAATACGGTTCTGCCTGTATCGTGGTGGATTTCGGAACGGCCACCACATTCGACCTCGTTTCCTCTGAGGGTGACTACATGGGTGGTGTAATCGCGCCTGGAATAAATATTTCTGCCGAGGCTCTTTTCAAACAGACATCGAAACTCCCGAGGGTCGATATCAGCAGGCCACTTTCAATTGTGGGGAAAAATACCGTTGAATCGATAAAATCCGGCATATTTTACGGTTACGTCAGCCTCATTGACGGGATCGTTGAGAGAATAAAAAGGGAATACAGTGAGGATCTCATCGTCATCGCAACGGGCGGGATCGCAAAGACCATCGCGCCCGAATCGGAGGCAATCGACCTGGTTGATGAAAATTTGACTTTGGACGGGTTGAGAATTATATATTTAAAAAACAAGAAAAACGCAGAGGAGGCATGA